The following coding sequences are from one Electrophorus electricus isolate fEleEle1 chromosome 22, fEleEle1.pri, whole genome shotgun sequence window:
- the LOC113590180 gene encoding trypsin-10-like isoform X2 yields MAMLKFLQLLLLTAGVESAVVKHRLIGGKPCGNNERRHQVWVFTSRGFCGGTLIDKKNVSVWAGVHPKNDSAIQKFVIKSGGIHVYDETWVTGDIMLIKLPRSVSGITPAQLPESSCQTPAEGEKLQIAGHGSTIDQNDSADRTKPLQCLDLRVRRCFVQKTNYFCGEGLRGNPNAYICPGDSGGGWLKKQFIDWKYVDVIYGVVHGYFIYHNQNSIFTSVCTPKIRYWIAETMAKY; encoded by the exons ATGGCAATGCTGAAGTTCCTGCAACTCTTGCTTTTGACAGCAG gAGTTGAATCTGCTGTGGTTAAACATCGACTGATTGGTGGAAAACCTTGTGGCAATAATGAACGCCGCCATCAAGTGTGGGTTTTTACATCAAGGGGCTTTTGTGGAGGAACTCTGATCGACAAGAA GAATGTTTCAGTCTGGGCAGGTGTTCATCCAAAAAATGATTCAGCAATCCAAAAGTTTGTCATTAAGTCAGGTGGCATCCATGTATATGATGAAACCTGGGTAACAGGTGACATCATGCTGATCAAACTTCCTAGATCTGTAAGTGGAATCACTCCTGCTCAGCTTCCTGAGTCTTCCTGTCAGACCCCTGCTGAAGGAGAGAAACTGCAGATTGCTGGTCACGGATCAACTATTGACCAGAATG ACAGTGCCGACCGCACCAAGCCTCTGCAGTGTCTTGACCTGCGAGTCAGACGTTGTTTTGTGCAGAAGACCAACTATTTTTGTGGCGAAGGACTGCGTGGCAATCCAAATGCCTACATCTGTCCG GGAGACTCTGGTGGAGGCTGGCTGAAGAAACAGTTTATTGACTGGAAATATGTTGATGTCATCTATGGAGTTGTCCACGGTTATTTCATTTATCATAACCAAAATTCCATATTTACTAGTGTGTGTACTCCTAAAATCAGATATTGGATTGCTGAAACCATGGCCAAATACTGA
- the LOC113590180 gene encoding trypsin-10-like isoform X1, which produces MAMLKFLQLLLLTAGVESAVVKHRLIGGKPCGNNERRHQVWVFTSRGFCGGTLIDKKWVLTAAHCYNKSVIGNVSVWAGVHPKNDSAIQKFVIKSGGIHVYDETWVTGDIMLIKLPRSVSGITPAQLPESSCQTPAEGEKLQIAGHGSTIDQNDSADRTKPLQCLDLRVRRCFVQKTNYFCGEGLRGNPNAYICPGDSGGGWLKKQFIDWKYVDVIYGVVHGYFIYHNQNSIFTSVCTPKIRYWIAETMAKY; this is translated from the exons ATGGCAATGCTGAAGTTCCTGCAACTCTTGCTTTTGACAGCAG gAGTTGAATCTGCTGTGGTTAAACATCGACTGATTGGTGGAAAACCTTGTGGCAATAATGAACGCCGCCATCAAGTGTGGGTTTTTACATCAAGGGGCTTTTGTGGAGGAACTCTGATCGACAAGAAGTGGGTGTTGActgcagcacactgctataATAAGTCAGTGATCGG GAATGTTTCAGTCTGGGCAGGTGTTCATCCAAAAAATGATTCAGCAATCCAAAAGTTTGTCATTAAGTCAGGTGGCATCCATGTATATGATGAAACCTGGGTAACAGGTGACATCATGCTGATCAAACTTCCTAGATCTGTAAGTGGAATCACTCCTGCTCAGCTTCCTGAGTCTTCCTGTCAGACCCCTGCTGAAGGAGAGAAACTGCAGATTGCTGGTCACGGATCAACTATTGACCAGAATG ACAGTGCCGACCGCACCAAGCCTCTGCAGTGTCTTGACCTGCGAGTCAGACGTTGTTTTGTGCAGAAGACCAACTATTTTTGTGGCGAAGGACTGCGTGGCAATCCAAATGCCTACATCTGTCCG GGAGACTCTGGTGGAGGCTGGCTGAAGAAACAGTTTATTGACTGGAAATATGTTGATGTCATCTATGGAGTTGTCCACGGTTATTTCATTTATCATAACCAAAATTCCATATTTACTAGTGTGTGTACTCCTAAAATCAGATATTGGATTGCTGAAACCATGGCCAAATACTGA